A stretch of DNA from Candidatus Goldiibacteriota bacterium:
TCCTTCTGTCCTTCTGTCCCTCTGTCCCTCTGTCCCTCCGTCCCTCGTATTTATACCCTTTTTACGATATACAAAATCCGCGGCGTGTGTCAATATATCTTTGGAAAAAAATAAAGGAGGGTATATATGACAATAGAAACCGCTAAAAAAGAGTACTATGAACTTCTTAATACGGCATTAAAACGCGAAGGCGTAAAAGAACTTGCCGCGTATCTGGAACGCCACGGTTTTTTTAAAGCGCCCGCATCCACCAAATTTCACCTTTGCAGCGAAGGCGGCCTTTTAATTCACTCCGTTGGAGTTGCAAAAACAGCGCTTAAAATCAAGCCTGTTTTGCTTCCCTCTTATCCGGATGAATCTGTCATTTTGTGCTGCCTTTTTCATGACGCCCATAAAGTGACAGACGGCTTTGGACAGGCCACATATAATAAGAATAACGGCGCCACAAAAGAACAGCAGCCGTATTTCTGGAACAAGAATCAAATGTCTTTTTCCGGCGCGCATAAAAGCCTGCTTTTAATAAATAAATTTGTTGAACTTACAAGGGAAGAAATGCAGGCTATCGCCTACCACGACGGCCCGTATGTCCCGTCTTTTGAGGATATTAAAGGAAACGTGTACCCGCTGACCCACCTTATACACTTTGCTGATTTATGGTCAACCTGGGTTAATGAAAGGGGTTTAGGTAATAATTTTGACATACAGAAATTTCTGGATGATAAAGAGACGCTGTTTTAAATTGGATGCTTAGAGGCTTGGTATACAAATCTGAGGGACGGATGTACGGAGGGACAGAGGGACGGTTTAGACCTTTTGCACTGGTAGACGCGGGTCTTCAGCCCGCGGCAGTTGATTTGAATTTTATGTTTTTGCCAGCGTAAGTATTAGGGGACGGTTTTAATAGATTTTATTGTAGAACCGCAATATATTGCGGCTTATTTTAAACATTTGATTTAAGATCCACGACAAAAAATCGCGCGGGCTAAAGACCCGCGTCTACCAATACAATACAAACAAAAAAACAATGCGACCTAAAGAGATGCGTCTATCCCGCCTGCTTTCGCTCGCAGACTCGCTCCAACCAATGTAAAATAATAAACCATCCCTCTGTCCATAGCGTTTCTTGTGGCCTTTACGCTTATGCTTAATTGCCTATAGCTCAAACCGCTGCCTCTGTTTTATCTTAGAAACTTGCTGAAATTTTAGCTCCTGCTGACAGCCCTCCAAGGTACGTGTATCCCGGATAGCCGGTCATGCCTACATGAACCTTATTGTTTAAAAGATTGTTGCCGTATACTGTTACTGAAAAACGGTCAAATATGTTTTCCGCAACCACGGTCAGGTCAACCAGTTGCTCCTGCCATCCGCTCCAGTACAAATCCCTTCCATCAGCGCTTTTTCCGTGATACATGTCAACAAATCCGTTTACATTTAAATTTACGGAAATATCGCCCGTTAAGTACCAGTCAACACCGGCATTATACACGTGCTTGGGCTCTCCAACAGGAATACTGCCGTTTATTTCAATCTCTGCAAACATATAATTACCATACAAGGACAAATCTTTGCCTAAACTGCCGCGCGCGCTTAATTCAATACCATTGCTTATAGCCACGCCTTTATTATAGTGGCCGGCGTTCATATGAACGTGCGTAACCGGATCTTCTGTGCCGTCATCGTACCAGGTAAGGTAATCCATAATATAATAATTAAAACCGGTAGCTGAAATACTTAAAGTTTTATTATTGAACATTACCTGCACGTCATGTTCCTGAATTTTTTCGGATTTCTGCGCGTGCCCAAAATACCTGCCAAATTTCTTCTGCGCCGGCGGCCTGCCATAACCCGTGTTGTACGCGTATTTTGCGGAAATTTCATTATTTATCTGATAAACAGCAGCTGCCCTTGGCATTAAATTAATTCCCATTTCCCTTAAATCGTTGTATTCGCAGCTTAGCCCGCCCACAAGCGTCAGATTGTCAGTTAAATCAATATTATCTTCCAGGTAAGCCCCTACGGTATTATCAATCGCGGGTTTAAGGGTCACTACATATAAATACCCCACATTACCGGAATCAGACATATCAGGCAGATATTCAATACGCGTATCAGGCCCTATATTTATCCTTGAAAATTTAATTCCGGCTAAAACTCTGTGTATATCAGCAACTTCAGCGTGCAGTATGGCTTCTGTGGAAAAACCCATCTCTGTCATTGTTTCAATATCAGCCGCCACCCAGGTTACGCCTTGAGCATATGAAACAGGAATTCCCCTTTCATACATAAGGCCATGCCCGTCAATTTTTGTGGACAGCGAAATACCATCTGCTAAATTGTAGTTTCTTTCAATTTCAAGAAACATGTGTTTCATGGCGGCATCAGTCATTTTATAATCATAATTTGTATTCCAAAGATACTTTTGCGCCATATACGAAACGCGACCTTTTAAAATAAAATCTCCCAGGTCAGCTTTGCTGTAAAGTTCAAAACTTGGCGAATAATCCAGAAGCCTTGGCCCTTTATTTTCCTCAAGCGGCGGATTTACAAACCCGCTCTGGATAACATCTTTTTCATTGCCCCACTGATAAACGGTATTGCCTTCATTGTGATTTACGCCAAAAGCATACCCGCTGCTTTCAGTGTAAGTCAGAGAAAACAAATAGCTTCCCGCATCCATTTTTCCGCCAGCCAAAACATTTCCGGTTATCTGATTATTAGCTGTTGAATAATCCACTGTATCTGTAATTCCATCAACATCCGAACCGCTTCTTGTGATAATGTTTACAATTCCAAAAGTGGCGTCAGAACCCCACAACGTGGAAGCCGGTCCTTTTACAACCTCTATTTTTTCCACCATGTTCAAATTAGGCATATCTATAAAATTATATGTCCCGTCCTGCATTATGTTGGTTATAGGCGTACCGTCAATAAGAAAAAGGAATTTGTCGTTCTGATCGGATGTAAAACCACGCGACCCTAAAAGGGAAGTTTCACGGACAGATATGCGCATACCCGGGACACGTTTTAAAATTTCCGCAAGGCTTTTAGCCCCGGACAGTTTTATATCCTCCCTTGTCATCACATACACTATGGCCGGCGCCTTGTTTAAGCTTTCACTTGTTTTTGACGCGGTTATAACTTCGGGTATTTTCATAAACCAGATTTCTTCGGAAACACCCGCACCTTCAGCCTGCGCGTACTGTTGAAAGTCAGCACTAAAAACAAAACCGTAAAAAAGCACCAATGCCGCCGAAAAAAACAGAACTTTTTTCATAAATACCTCCTTATTTCTGTTTAGAATAAATTTATTTTTTTTTATTCGACAGGTATTAAAATTTCAAAAACTGTCCCTTTTCCCTTTCCTTCAGAGTCCGCCCATATACTGCCCCCGTGTGCTTCCACAATATTTCTTGCTATATTCAACCCAAGCCCAAGGCCCTGATATTTACGGGTATTTATATCTTCTATCTGGTAAAACCTGTCAAACACCCTGTTAACGTACTGTTTTTCCATACCAATTCCCTGATCTTTAATTGACACTTTACAGCACTTTTTCCCGTATAAGCCGGCGTTTAAATTGTCCTGCGGTACATTAAATTTTTCCGCATCACCTGAAACAACTGTAACTGTAATCGCCGAATCCGCGGGAGAGAATTTCACAGCGTTATTGATTACATTTATAAACACCTGGCTTAACCTGTATTCATCCGCCTGCAGTTCTATAGAAGCGGATTCATAATTTGTTATAATTTTTAGCTTCATGGATGCCAGCATAGGTTCCATTTCTTTTATACATTTATTCATTACTTTTACAATATCACTTTTGGTTTTATTTACAGCGAACGTCCCCTTTTCCATCTTAGTTAAGTCTACAAGGTCATTGATCAGTTTTAACAGCCGCTCTGAATTTCTGCTTATTGATTCCAGATAATCTTTCTGAGTCTCTGTTATAGGCCCTGTCGCCCCCCTTAGCAGGAATGCAAGATAACCCTTTATGGAAGTAAGCGGCGTCCTAAGTTCGTGCGATACCATTGACAAAAAACTGCTCTTTAATCTGTCAAGTTCCTTAAGTTTCATATTGCTTTCTTCCAGTTCTCCGGTATATTTTTCTATTTTAAACAAAGCGTTCTTAAGGCTGTTTTCCGTTTCTTTAATCCTGCTTATATCCGTTGCCGCGCAGGCATAGCCGTTTATGTTGTTATCCTTAGATTTAAGAAAAGCGGCTCCAAAAAGCACCGGTATTTTGCCGCGTTTTGAAAAACAGACAGTTTCAATATTCCCTTCAATTTCGGCGGACTTCTGCATATCCAACAGCATAAAGTATCCGTATACAGACGTGCCTTTTAACTCATCTTCGCTTAATCCGGTCATCTCCTCGGCAGCTTTATTAGCCATAGTGATTCTGCCGTCCTTATCGGCAACTATAAGAGCTTCGGCCATTGACGTGAATATACTTTCAATAAAGTCCTTTGATACAAGAGTAGTGGAAAGCTGCCCGGTCATTTTATTAAAAGCCTCGCCCAGAATTCCAATTTCATCATCCGTATGCGCCTGAACTTTATAACTGAAATCTCCGCCAGCTATTTTTTTTGTCCCTTCCATAAGTTTTTGAACGGGGGCAGCCACCAGTTTGTTAAGAAAATACCTGCTGAAAAGCAGCGCGGTTATTATGACAATTAAAGTCACAGCCATGCCAAGAAGAAGTATGAGCGCAATTGCTTTTCTGCCGCTTGAATCAGATACATTAATCTGCACTGTTCCAAGCGGTTCTTTTGTTTCGGCACTTATGCCAAAAATTGTTTCTTCGCTTTGTTCCCTGGCCTTTTCCCTTAATATCTCTTTTTTAAAATGACGGACATTGCGCGCGCCTTTATCCCCGTTTTCATAGATAATCTGGCCGTAATTATCTTTAAGCACACAAAAGACCACATCTTCATTTTTAAGTACGTCATTCACCCTCTTTTCCACTTCGTCATAATTACGTACAAACAGGGAAAATTCTATATTAGAAGCAAGTTCATTAATGATAAGTTCCGCCCTTTCGTTAAGCGATTCCTTTATATGCCTTAATTCCATAAAAACAAAACTTGCCGCCATAAGAGAACTTAAGGTTATTATCGTAATTATAAAATAAGCGTTTAACTTTTTATCAAGTTTCATCTGCCAAACACCTCTGAAGCTTTATCAACTGCTTCCTTTGAAAATTTAATTCCAAGTTCTTCCGCAACGCTCATATTAAGAGAATAAACAATCCTGCCGGAGGCATCAGCTTTTTTATTTACGCCGCTGAAAAATCTTTCAAAGGCAAGTTTGGCGGCATCAACTCCCACGTAATAATAGTCATAGTCAAACGAAAGCACGGCGCCTGCCTTTGTATAAAAAGACGAAAGGCCTATTACACCAAACCCGTTATCTATACTCTCACGGAAAAGATACTGTACAGAACCCGGGTAATAAAGCACGGAATCGGTTACCATCATAAACAGGTCAATTCTTTTTTTTATCCTGTTTAAAGCTTTTGAAAAACCTTCCCCGCTTTCTATCCTTATATCCACAAGCGGGATGTTTTTTTCTTCGCATGCCTTTTTCAGGTCTTCAAACTGTTTTTTTGAAGCGCCGGTATAAATAATCCCCATTGTCCCGTGATTTGGAATTATCTCTTTAATTTTCTCCGTTTTATAACTTTCAGGAATATTAAATTCCACCCCTGCCGTATTATTACCGTCTATTTCATTATCTGAAAAAACCATACAATAAATTATTTTTTTGGAACCCTGTATCTCTTTGGCTAAATTAAAAGCCTTTGTGCCCACAGCAAGCAGAATCTGCGGGTCAAAAGAATCTATTGACGACACAATTTCATTTTTATTCTGCCCATTGATTGTTCCGGACATGACAGATATTTTAATATTTTTTTCAATGGTATCCTTAAATCCGTCATAAGCAAGCATGTACTGCTGCGCGTCGGATGAGATGATTGCGAATATTTTATCAGGATTGGCCGCAAAAATATGAAATGACATGGTAAAAACAATCGCGGCAGATATAAGCGCTTTTATCCATATTTTATTCATTTCGTCTCCTGAACCCACAGGTAAATAATTAACTTAAAACGTTTCATATAATATATTATACCTCTTTTTCCCTTAACATATGTATATCATATGAATCTGTGTTTGTCAGGAAACACTATGGCCGCCCTTATATTATTCGGCATCCCCCGCTGTTTCATATCCGTATTCCCAGAAAAGCTCTTTTCTGTATTCCTGCAGCTGCGCTTTAAAATCTTCAAGCTGTTTTTTGGATATTTTAGGCCATTTTGCCCTTTTATCCAGAAGCCTTATATAAAACTTTCCGTGGTTTTCCTTTAATTTGGTTGAAAATTCAACTATGTTCGGCTCTTTGCCAAACTGCTTTAAAACAAATTTCCACGGCATAAGGACTGTATCATATACTTTCTGCCTGTTTTTATCTTTAGAATCAAAACTGTTATAAGCCAGCACAAAGGTTTTATCCCACCCTTTTTCAAATCCGTCATTTACCATTACAAATACTTTTGGAAGCTCTGAACCCGCTATCTTTTCGGCGTGAATGTATACTTTGGGTTTTCTTACATAAGCAAGGTCCACTTCTATAAAACCCCTTATCTTTTTTCCGTTTTGAACCACATCTATCATAAGAAGCTGCGGCGCTACATCCGCCCTGTCTTCAATATCTTTATCCTTTTTTCTTACGGTGTAAGGTATTATAATTTCATTACCCGCCTCGCCGTCAATGTCGGCATACATAATAAAACCAAGAGCCGCCCCGCTTTCGGGTACAAAATGCACCACGGGCGTCTGGTCTTTATCCGCGTATTTTTTTGCTATCTCGCTCTGCGCGCCTTTTATGGCCGCGTTTAACGTCACAGATAAAAGCATAAATAAAACAAATACCGGTAATAAAAATACTTTTTTCATTTTTCACCCCGTGTTTACTGTATTATTTACCGTTCATATAATAATACCAAATTAAACCTCTGTCAATTGGACGTATGAATTTATAATAATGATTACAGGTTTTGTCTCTTTGTTTTAGAATTGTGTACTTACGATTACCTTTAAAACCCTTCCCGGAGCCGGTATGCCTTTTATCTCTTCATAATACATATTTGTAATATTCTCGCACTTTATAACCGCGGTTACAGCTTCCATAAAAACGTATGAAATTGAAGCGTCAAAACTGTTATACGCGTCTTTCCTGTCATCATAATTTTTATACATATAGGATAAATACGTGATAAATCCGTAAAGTTCAAAATCCACGGAAGTAAAAAATTTATTGCGCAGATAATTGGCCCCGTATTTTGAAATATATGAAGCTGACGCGTACGAATCCGTATACGTATACCCGGCGCTTATATTAAAAACAGCAAGCGGCATTTTAAGCGCTGACGTCACAGAGCCGGTATTAACCCTGCCTATATTGTCAACCGCCCATTTGGCGTCGCTTGGGTCATTTTTGCCCCAGTCAATTAAATCCGTTGAATATCTGTAAAGTCCTTCAACAGAAAAATGTATTGCCCCCACTTCCATATCAAATCCAGTTTTTAAATCAAGGTTGCGCTCCGGCTTTAACGCGTCATTGCCCGCGGTAAACGGGTCATTATAATAAAGTTCCGTAAAACTTGGATACCGCGAGCTTTCAGAACAGCCCGCGTAAAGTTTTGCGACTTCCAGCCCGTTCCATTCCAGCATGGCAGACCGCAGAAAGTCAGTTTCTGCCGTGCTGTTATAACTTATCAGCGCACCTTCCACGGACAACTTTAAATCAGCCGGCAGCGATATGGCGGCGGCTATATCCGCTTCACCAACAGCCCTGTAATGATTTTTAAAACTGCTGCTTTGTATCTCTTCCCTGCGAAGCCCGGTTTTAGCCCGTACTTCAATACTGTCATTCGCTTTTAACTGTAAATCAACATCCGCCCCATACAAAGACGTATTATGCCTGTTCTGATAATAAGAGGGATTATTGTTATTCAGAATAAACTTATCATAGTGATACCTGTAATAAGGTTTCACCGATAAAAATTCCCAGGGTTTAAGATTTAGCGCAGCGTAACGGGTGATAAGAAATTCACGCGACGGCATATTTCTGCCGGGCGTGTAAAAATCATACGCACCGTAATTTTTATCCTCGTACGCAAGCGATAATGTATTGCCGCCGTACCCGGCTTTAAAAAAAGCGGTATTTTTTGTGTAATCAGTTTCCGGCCAGTATCCGTCAGAACCCGCTTTTTCCGCGCTGATTGACGCTGTAAAATCATTAACTTTTTTTGCGGCTAAAACAGCGGCCGACCACGTATTATAGGAGCCGTATTCAGCCCTAGTCATTACGCTGTCTTTACTGATACTGCGCGACTGCACCGATACCAGCCCCGTAAAAGCGCCAAAGCCTGAAAACGGGC
This window harbors:
- a CDS encoding phosphohydrolase produces the protein MTIETAKKEYYELLNTALKREGVKELAAYLERHGFFKAPASTKFHLCSEGGLLIHSVGVAKTALKIKPVLLPSYPDESVILCCLFHDAHKVTDGFGQATYNKNNGATKEQQPYFWNKNQMSFSGAHKSLLLINKFVELTREEMQAIAYHDGPYVPSFEDIKGNVYPLTHLIHFADLWSTWVNERGLGNNFDIQKFLDDKETLF
- a CDS encoding TonB-dependent receptor, producing MKKVLFFSAALVLFYGFVFSADFQQYAQAEGAGVSEEIWFMKIPEVITASKTSESLNKAPAIVYVMTREDIKLSGAKSLAEILKRVPGMRISVRETSLLGSRGFTSDQNDKFLFLIDGTPITNIMQDGTYNFIDMPNLNMVEKIEVVKGPASTLWGSDATFGIVNIITRSGSDVDGITDTVDYSTANNQITGNVLAGGKMDAGSYLFSLTYTESSGYAFGVNHNEGNTVYQWGNEKDVIQSGFVNPPLEENKGPRLLDYSPSFELYSKADLGDFILKGRVSYMAQKYLWNTNYDYKMTDAAMKHMFLEIERNYNLADGISLSTKIDGHGLMYERGIPVSYAQGVTWVAADIETMTEMGFSTEAILHAEVADIHRVLAGIKFSRINIGPDTRIEYLPDMSDSGNVGYLYVVTLKPAIDNTVGAYLEDNIDLTDNLTLVGGLSCEYNDLREMGINLMPRAAAVYQINNEISAKYAYNTGYGRPPAQKKFGRYFGHAQKSEKIQEHDVQVMFNNKTLSISATGFNYYIMDYLTWYDDGTEDPVTHVHMNAGHYNKGVAISNGIELSARGSLGKDLSLYGNYMFAEIEINGSIPVGEPKHVYNAGVDWYLTGDISVNLNVNGFVDMYHGKSADGRDLYWSGWQEQLVDLTVVAENIFDRFSVTVYGNNLLNNKVHVGMTGYPGYTYLGGLSAGAKISASF
- a CDS encoding PAS domain S-box protein produces the protein MKLDKKLNAYFIITIITLSSLMAASFVFMELRHIKESLNERAELIINELASNIEFSLFVRNYDEVEKRVNDVLKNEDVVFCVLKDNYGQIIYENGDKGARNVRHFKKEILREKAREQSEETIFGISAETKEPLGTVQINVSDSSGRKAIALILLLGMAVTLIVIITALLFSRYFLNKLVAAPVQKLMEGTKKIAGGDFSYKVQAHTDDEIGILGEAFNKMTGQLSTTLVSKDFIESIFTSMAEALIVADKDGRITMANKAAEEMTGLSEDELKGTSVYGYFMLLDMQKSAEIEGNIETVCFSKRGKIPVLFGAAFLKSKDNNINGYACAATDISRIKETENSLKNALFKIEKYTGELEESNMKLKELDRLKSSFLSMVSHELRTPLTSIKGYLAFLLRGATGPITETQKDYLESISRNSERLLKLINDLVDLTKMEKGTFAVNKTKSDIVKVMNKCIKEMEPMLASMKLKIITNYESASIELQADEYRLSQVFINVINNAVKFSPADSAITVTVVSGDAEKFNVPQDNLNAGLYGKKCCKVSIKDQGIGMEKQYVNRVFDRFYQIEDINTRKYQGLGLGLNIARNIVEAHGGSIWADSEGKGKGTVFEILIPVE
- a CDS encoding TonB-dependent receptor, whose protein sequence is MLKKLMIFSSLLFITSPVFSMMEIMVEADKPIKAYNYVLGKDELTLLNPADTADAIKGITELNVVKRGLGRMQGDIMITAGTYEQAAVMLDGIRINDPQTGHYNLDIPITSLDIESIGVITTASPFSGFGAFTGLVSVQSRSISKDSVMTRAEYGSYNTWSAAVLAAKKVNDFTASISAEKAGSDGYWPETDYTKNTAFFKAGYGGNTLSLAYEDKNYGAYDFYTPGRNMPSREFLITRYAALNLKPWEFLSVKPYYRYHYDKFILNNNNPSYYQNRHNTSLYGADVDLQLKANDSIEVRAKTGLRREEIQSSSFKNHYRAVGEADIAAAISLPADLKLSVEGALISYNSTAETDFLRSAMLEWNGLEVAKLYAGCSESSRYPSFTELYYNDPFTAGNDALKPERNLDLKTGFDMEVGAIHFSVEGLYRYSTDLIDWGKNDPSDAKWAVDNIGRVNTGSVTSALKMPLAVFNISAGYTYTDSYASASYISKYGANYLRNKFFTSVDFELYGFITYLSYMYKNYDDRKDAYNSFDASISYVFMEAVTAVIKCENITNMYYEEIKGIPAPGRVLKVIVSTQF